A genome region from Candidatus Zixiibacteriota bacterium includes the following:
- a CDS encoding ribonuclease HII, translating to MNLDKMVTLPDLDHLEEMLARKGYGAVCGVDEVGRGPLAGPVVAAAVIFPFNTNIDGLDDSKKLTPLQRERVFDEIVDLGLICAVGVLDNEDVDRMNIHRASLMAMRKAVSDLNQSPDFVLVDGKFTVPNITLPQFAVVAGDARCPCISAASIVAKVTRDRIMDRMQPLYPSFSFSKHKGYPTPAHLKELKMYGPTEIHRKSFKPVADLLKEYALV from the coding sequence ATGAATCTCGACAAAATGGTGACTCTGCCCGATCTTGATCATCTCGAAGAGATGCTGGCTCGCAAGGGATATGGCGCTGTTTGTGGTGTTGATGAAGTCGGTCGGGGACCTTTGGCTGGTCCGGTTGTAGCGGCTGCCGTCATTTTTCCGTTTAATACCAACATAGACGGTCTGGATGATTCCAAGAAACTTACCCCCCTTCAGAGAGAGCGTGTCTTTGACGAAATCGTGGATCTCGGGCTGATCTGCGCCGTAGGTGTACTGGATAATGAAGATGTTGATCGAATGAATATTCATCGTGCGTCGCTTATGGCCATGCGTAAAGCCGTGTCGGACCTCAACCAATCCCCAGACTTCGTTCTGGTCGATGGCAAATTCACTGTCCCGAATATCACTCTTCCGCAGTTTGCGGTTGTGGCTGGTGATGCTCGATGTCCGTGTATTTCAGCTGCTTCAATTGTTGCCAAAGTAACGCGAGACCGTATTATGGACCGGATGCAACCTCTATATCCGTCCTTCTCATTCTCTAAGCACAAAGGCTACCCGACCCCGGCTCATCTCAAAGAGTTGAAGATGTACGGCCCGACCGAGATTCACCGCAAATCCTTTAAGCCAGTGGCGGATCTCTTGAAAGAGTATGCTCTCGTCTAA
- a CDS encoding sensor domain-containing diguanylate cyclase gives MKLFLDRNKTLLPRLDSMYLLIRLGILAFYAWFMFEHDLHIQEPLLIYAILATFVAHLVIFYTAILGRFDIKLAYLVTIVLDILVVPMMVTLSGGFDSSFYVIFLMTISVAAYVLRFWFAVSATCLIIGVYLLSIQTSLSLATLYDVSLRTGLFLVSFLAISYISKYMRRSEKRLLHLFDTLNMRTSELERSQGQMEMVYANMRNLSTILEPDDVVRETTSILGSILDYPDHSIIFRDKSDQFVYRVRSVNGNANYHMKTVDTEKFSLAKMVSKLDEPVRILDTRSRDDFVPLVGETQSAMIVPMNSHGVINGVVIVESNHAKAFTERDLQTLSMVARSAAMALENAELHKQTEALTIIDDLTGAYNYRYFIRKFEEEKRRASRYGVALSLIMIDIDWFKKFNDTYGHEIGNQMLSHLARIIQGSIRDVDIFSRYGGEEFVVILPQTGQEEATVIGERIRSNVMESVISAAEEQLRITVSVGVSSFPENGRPQEELVSAADRALYQAKDEGRNLVCVL, from the coding sequence ATGAAACTGTTCCTCGATAGAAATAAAACGCTGCTTCCGCGGCTCGACAGCATGTACCTGCTGATCAGACTGGGTATATTGGCTTTCTATGCCTGGTTTATGTTCGAGCATGATCTTCATATTCAAGAGCCACTCTTGATTTACGCTATTCTGGCCACATTTGTGGCTCACCTTGTAATCTTCTATACTGCTATCCTGGGTCGATTTGATATCAAGCTGGCCTATCTGGTAACCATTGTTCTCGATATCCTTGTTGTGCCAATGATGGTGACTCTGTCTGGTGGCTTTGATTCCTCATTCTATGTGATATTCCTGATGACAATCTCGGTAGCGGCCTATGTGTTGCGGTTCTGGTTTGCAGTCTCGGCCACCTGTTTGATAATTGGTGTCTACCTGCTGTCGATCCAAACATCCCTGAGCCTTGCCACACTGTATGATGTCTCACTTCGGACAGGGCTATTCCTGGTCTCTTTCTTAGCCATTTCCTATATCTCAAAATACATGAGGCGATCTGAAAAGAGATTGCTTCACTTGTTCGACACGCTCAATATGCGTACTTCAGAGTTAGAGCGCTCTCAGGGACAGATGGAGATGGTGTACGCCAATATGCGGAACCTGTCAACTATTCTTGAACCAGATGATGTTGTTAGGGAAACCACAAGTATTCTTGGTTCCATTCTGGATTATCCGGACCATTCAATAATCTTTCGCGACAAGAGCGACCAATTCGTATACCGCGTGCGGTCGGTGAACGGAAACGCAAATTACCATATGAAAACCGTCGATACAGAGAAATTCTCCTTGGCCAAGATGGTCTCAAAACTTGATGAGCCGGTGCGAATCCTTGATACCCGAAGTCGTGACGACTTTGTGCCTCTGGTTGGGGAAACGCAATCCGCGATGATAGTTCCCATGAATTCGCATGGTGTGATTAATGGAGTAGTAATCGTTGAATCCAACCATGCCAAGGCGTTCACCGAGCGAGACCTGCAAACTCTTTCAATGGTGGCCCGTTCGGCCGCTATGGCTCTGGAGAACGCCGAGCTGCACAAACAGACCGAAGCATTGACCATTATCGACGATCTCACCGGTGCCTACAACTACCGCTATTTCATCCGTAAGTTCGAGGAAGAAAAACGACGGGCCAGTCGCTATGGAGTGGCGCTGTCCCTGATAATGATAGACATTGACTGGTTCAAGAAATTCAACGATACTTATGGTCATGAGATCGGCAATCAGATGCTCAGTCATCTGGCCAGAATCATCCAGGGCAGTATTCGTGATGTTGATATTTTCTCCCGTTACGGTGGTGAGGAATTTGTCGTCATCCTGCCCCAGACCGGACAGGAGGAAGCAACTGTTATCGGTGAGCGTATCCGAAGCAATGTTATGGAATCGGTGATCAGTGCCGCCGAGGAACAGTTGCGAATTACGGTCTCGGTAGGCGTTAGTTCTTTTCCTGAGAACGGTCGTCCACAGGAAGAGTTGGTGTCGGCGGCAGATCGTGCTCTTTATCAGGCCAAGGATGAAGGAAGAAATCTCGTATGTGTATTGTAA
- a CDS encoding SpoIID/LytB domain-containing protein, with protein sequence MRWFVKIAARLGTGLCIMLLVWSCATVPGLKDEEPGSFIRVPFVRVLLGENEEEAGFSAPKAFAVECLTGGQQAVYYSSRPVTVRSQGSFLTVVSNTGTTIQDNVDEVNIIPRGSGNYINLYGKPYRGITQVLPYGRNVQLINIVYMEDYLRGVVPPEIGKRTKNELEAVKAQAVAARTYALSHLQQYPSERYDMKASIYDQVYEGTKVENSVANRAIDETAGNVIMYEDKMIEAYYHSTCGGATDDIAHVWDRKSIPYLKAVTDDGACSWSKYYNWKEHFTEKQLRGRIEQYMASDRGRDMRIGEIRDITIGERTPGNRIAKLTIHTDNDNYRFFRDRIRWVIGRTSNPDLILPSDRFDVIITRDGAGSIQNITFQGQGYGHGVGMCQCGAIGKARQGELFGDILRHYYQGTEIRKLY encoded by the coding sequence ATGCGATGGTTCGTGAAAATTGCCGCTCGGCTGGGCACCGGCCTGTGCATTATGCTTTTGGTCTGGAGTTGTGCTACCGTACCCGGACTCAAGGACGAAGAACCTGGCTCATTCATCCGTGTTCCATTTGTCAGGGTCCTTCTGGGGGAGAACGAGGAAGAAGCCGGCTTCTCGGCCCCGAAAGCTTTCGCCGTTGAATGCCTGACTGGTGGACAACAGGCTGTGTACTACTCCAGCCGTCCAGTGACAGTCCGGAGCCAGGGAAGTTTTCTGACGGTAGTGAGCAATACGGGGACAACGATCCAGGACAATGTCGATGAAGTGAACATCATCCCGCGCGGATCCGGCAACTACATCAACCTCTACGGCAAACCATACCGGGGTATCACGCAAGTACTACCCTACGGACGAAATGTACAGCTTATCAATATCGTCTATATGGAAGATTATCTGCGAGGCGTTGTGCCACCCGAGATTGGCAAGCGAACGAAAAATGAGCTGGAGGCAGTTAAAGCCCAGGCGGTTGCCGCCCGTACTTACGCTCTTTCTCATTTGCAACAATATCCGTCCGAACGTTATGACATGAAAGCCTCTATCTATGATCAGGTATACGAAGGCACTAAGGTCGAGAACTCCGTCGCCAATCGAGCTATTGATGAAACAGCAGGCAATGTGATTATGTATGAAGACAAGATGATTGAAGCCTACTACCACTCTACTTGTGGTGGTGCTACCGATGATATTGCTCATGTCTGGGATCGCAAGTCGATTCCGTATCTCAAAGCGGTTACCGATGATGGCGCTTGTTCATGGTCGAAGTACTACAACTGGAAAGAACACTTCACCGAAAAACAACTACGCGGCAGGATAGAACAGTATATGGCCAGTGATCGAGGTCGGGATATGCGGATCGGAGAAATCAGAGATATCACAATTGGCGAGCGTACCCCCGGCAATCGCATCGCAAAACTGACTATCCATACCGACAACGACAACTATCGTTTCTTCCGAGATCGCATTCGTTGGGTAATCGGACGTACTTCCAATCCGGACCTTATCCTTCCCTCAGATCGATTCGATGTCATTATCACGCGTGACGGGGCGGGCAGTATCCAGAATATCACCTTCCAGGGACAGGGTTACGGCCACGGTGTTGGCATGTGTCAGTGTGGAGCGATTGGCAAAGCCCGACAGGGTGAATTGTTCGGTGATATCTTACGGCATTACTACCAGGGAACGGAAATCCGAAAACTGTATTAG
- a CDS encoding OmpA family protein, which translates to MQKFTLKLITPAVLMVFCAMLAMPTEAADFRYTLGLHGEVATVTGGEGYKFPLRRAYGMSLGYAVSEHWDLDVNLGWYDLYDDLSATSSFSFRNDSTLSSRRFQATRLGAEVKRILLPPGGLVNISLGLGGGLLIWRMADPGVDTTLEVPGSRNETVDYSSTEVFVTGLVGTEIALSSHFALNLDLHVDYLTGAGTEFADEISSARDRWLVGSSVGLSFSFGPSGFQRGWPSQRAWSLEAPTNTKKPKAATDSDGDGIPDSDDRCHATPTDVIVDRHGCPLDSDRDGVFDGLDDCDGTDPRARNKVDIFGCPLDSDFDGVPDYRDACPHNAVGAFVDEGGCPLDSDADGIPDGLDDCPGTLYGIDVDPHGCVDLSVFAKPMIMNIDYAPGSFEVDPNNMDRLRELARILNFVPIIKLEINGYTDNIGLTSANQTLSDKRARRVRDYLVAMDVASERIRVFGRGETSFVASNQTEADRAKNRRIEIIFYR; encoded by the coding sequence ATGCAGAAGTTTACGCTCAAATTAATCACGCCGGCTGTCCTTATGGTGTTTTGCGCCATGCTGGCCATGCCGACTGAGGCGGCGGACTTCCGTTACACCCTGGGATTACACGGCGAAGTAGCTACTGTTACGGGTGGCGAAGGATACAAATTCCCTTTGCGACGTGCCTATGGCATGTCGCTTGGCTACGCTGTGTCAGAACATTGGGATCTTGATGTGAACCTGGGTTGGTATGATCTCTATGATGATTTGTCCGCCACCTCCAGTTTTTCTTTCAGAAATGATAGCACCTTATCTTCACGTCGATTCCAGGCGACCCGCCTCGGGGCTGAAGTGAAACGGATTCTCTTACCACCCGGCGGGTTAGTCAATATCTCGCTTGGTCTGGGTGGAGGATTGCTGATTTGGAGGATGGCTGATCCTGGAGTTGACACCACTCTGGAAGTACCGGGATCACGAAATGAGACCGTGGATTATTCGTCAACCGAAGTGTTTGTCACCGGTCTGGTGGGGACTGAGATTGCCCTGTCGAGTCATTTTGCGCTCAATCTCGATCTCCATGTGGATTATTTAACGGGAGCGGGAACTGAATTTGCCGACGAAATCAGCTCGGCTCGTGACCGTTGGCTGGTCGGGTCATCTGTAGGATTGTCATTCTCATTTGGTCCCTCCGGTTTCCAACGTGGGTGGCCTTCGCAACGAGCCTGGTCCCTTGAGGCTCCCACAAATACTAAAAAGCCCAAAGCAGCTACTGATTCCGATGGCGACGGCATACCGGACTCCGATGACCGTTGCCACGCTACGCCTACAGACGTTATTGTGGATCGCCACGGATGTCCGCTTGACAGTGATCGTGATGGGGTCTTCGACGGTCTGGATGATTGTGATGGTACCGATCCGAGAGCCCGTAATAAAGTCGATATTTTCGGCTGCCCACTGGACTCTGATTTTGATGGTGTACCGGATTACCGTGACGCATGTCCCCACAACGCCGTCGGTGCTTTCGTTGATGAAGGTGGTTGTCCGCTCGACAGTGACGCCGATGGCATCCCCGACGGTCTGGATGACTGTCCCGGCACTCTTTACGGGATCGATGTTGACCCGCATGGCTGTGTTGATCTGAGTGTTTTCGCCAAGCCGATGATCATGAACATCGACTATGCCCCCGGGTCCTTCGAGGTCGATCCTAACAATATGGACCGGTTACGAGAGCTGGCCCGTATTCTGAATTTTGTACCAATAATAAAGCTGGAGATAAACGGCTACACCGACAACATTGGTCTGACTTCGGCCAACCAGACTTTATCGGATAAAAGAGCCCGTCGGGTTCGGGATTACCTCGTCGCTATGGATGTAGCATCAGAACGAATCCGCGTCTTTGGTCGAGGAGAAACTAGTTTTGTGGCCTCAAATCAGACCGAGGCTGATCGCGCCAAGAACAGAAGAATTGAGATTATCTTCTACAGATGA
- a CDS encoding glycosyltransferase family 4 protein — MRILIITQHFPPERGAVRRLGEFARYFAHKGMDVSVLTAIPNYPDGIVPEKYRGFFFYREEIDGVKIYRSYVLPASNRYPGKRMIGFIIFMFTALLNSVRIKGKFDVVLASSPPVTTPVVGWLVSKLRRARFILEIRDLQPESSEEFGNLKSSLFTRVLKKFMHWIYRRADHIVGVTDGIAQYMTDIGIPANQVTTIKSGVGQEFLAADSNGIRKKFGWDDKFLVLYAGTLGWAHSLETVIEAARQLVDQPDIYFVFAGDGQKRQALEGMVRDYGLKNCCFIGLQSLETIPYFLKASDVLVESLKEVPITRGTFPAKLFEYMASGRPIIFGSRGGEAVSELEKAGGALWFPADQPDKLSELILKLKQGRIDGARLGRQYHDHVAKYHVRERWAHRYYELIDQD; from the coding sequence ATGAGAATTTTGATTATTACACAGCATTTTCCGCCGGAACGAGGCGCTGTCAGACGGTTGGGCGAGTTTGCCCGCTACTTTGCACATAAGGGGATGGATGTTTCGGTCCTGACTGCTATTCCCAACTATCCCGATGGTATTGTGCCTGAGAAATATCGTGGTTTCTTCTTCTACCGCGAAGAAATAGATGGCGTCAAGATATATCGCAGCTACGTCCTGCCGGCTTCAAACCGGTACCCGGGAAAGCGGATGATCGGCTTTATCATTTTTATGTTCACAGCCCTCCTCAACAGTGTGCGTATCAAGGGCAAGTTCGACGTTGTCCTGGCTTCATCACCGCCCGTGACTACCCCAGTCGTCGGCTGGCTGGTGAGCAAGCTGCGGCGGGCACGCTTTATCCTTGAGATCCGCGATTTGCAACCAGAATCCAGCGAGGAGTTTGGCAACCTCAAATCATCGCTGTTTACCAGAGTGCTCAAGAAGTTTATGCACTGGATCTACCGTCGAGCCGATCACATTGTCGGTGTCACGGATGGTATCGCGCAGTATATGACAGATATCGGAATCCCAGCCAACCAGGTAACAACGATCAAATCCGGTGTCGGTCAGGAATTCCTGGCTGCTGATTCCAACGGAATTCGTAAGAAGTTCGGCTGGGATGACAAATTCCTGGTTCTGTACGCAGGTACCCTGGGCTGGGCACATAGTCTTGAGACAGTTATCGAGGCCGCCCGTCAGTTGGTTGACCAGCCGGATATATATTTCGTGTTTGCCGGTGATGGTCAGAAACGGCAGGCGCTGGAAGGCATGGTACGGGATTACGGTCTGAAGAATTGTTGTTTCATTGGACTTCAGTCATTGGAAACGATCCCGTATTTTCTCAAAGCCAGCGATGTTCTGGTGGAGAGTCTCAAAGAGGTTCCGATCACCAGAGGAACTTTCCCTGCCAAACTGTTTGAGTATATGGCTTCAGGTCGCCCGATTATTTTTGGGTCACGTGGTGGCGAAGCGGTCAGCGAATTGGAGAAGGCGGGTGGCGCGCTCTGGTTCCCGGCCGATCAGCCTGATAAGCTCTCCGAATTGATTCTGAAGCTCAAACAGGGTCGGATCGACGGCGCCCGATTGGGCCGGCAGTACCATGATCATGTCGCCAAGTATCACGTTCGCGAACGCTGGGCGCACCGCTACTATGAGTTGATTGATCAGGACTAA
- the ispG gene encoding flavodoxin-dependent (E)-4-hydroxy-3-methylbut-2-enyl-diphosphate synthase — MELKYPIQRRKSRTVKIGDIIIGGGFPIAIQSMTTTDTRDVEATVRQTRELFEAGCDIVRMSVINDDAADCLKDIREQIDGPLVADIHFQHTLALKAIEAGFDKVRINPGNIGAEWKVREVTQAAKDAGVPIRIGVNSGSLPKDLLEQFGHNDPEAFAEAAMREIAVLENMDFQDIVISVKSTDTTTAFWAYHLLAQRCDYPLHIGITEAGTLETGTVKSAVGIGAILLTGIGDTLRVSLSADPIHEVRVAKQILTSCALKTDGVEVIACPTCGRCQIDMIPIAESIERKTRNIKAHLKVAVMGCVVNGPGEAKTADVGIAGGDGKGIVIKQGEIVRTVSETELERELLKEIEAITGEKPEG; from the coding sequence ATGGAACTGAAATACCCCATACAGCGGCGTAAGAGCCGGACAGTCAAGATCGGTGATATTATCATCGGTGGTGGTTTCCCGATTGCAATCCAGTCCATGACAACCACCGACACGCGAGATGTTGAAGCGACGGTTCGGCAAACTCGGGAACTCTTCGAGGCTGGGTGCGACATTGTACGGATGTCAGTTATCAATGATGATGCCGCCGATTGCCTCAAAGATATCAGAGAACAGATTGATGGACCTTTAGTTGCAGATATCCACTTCCAGCACACGCTGGCGCTCAAAGCCATAGAAGCCGGATTCGACAAGGTTCGTATCAATCCCGGAAATATTGGTGCTGAGTGGAAGGTGCGCGAAGTGACCCAGGCCGCCAAAGACGCTGGCGTGCCGATTCGGATCGGCGTCAACTCCGGATCGCTTCCCAAAGACCTGCTGGAGCAGTTTGGTCACAATGATCCCGAAGCGTTCGCCGAGGCGGCTATGCGAGAAATTGCCGTACTTGAGAACATGGATTTCCAAGACATCGTCATCTCCGTCAAATCGACTGACACTACCACCGCTTTCTGGGCGTATCATCTGCTTGCACAGCGGTGCGACTATCCCCTGCATATCGGTATCACCGAAGCCGGGACGCTTGAGACTGGTACCGTCAAATCAGCCGTAGGTATTGGTGCCATTCTTCTGACTGGCATCGGCGACACCCTGCGGGTGTCATTGTCTGCCGATCCGATCCATGAGGTGAGAGTAGCTAAACAGATTCTCACATCCTGTGCCCTGAAAACTGATGGCGTCGAGGTCATCGCCTGTCCTACGTGTGGGCGTTGTCAGATAGATATGATCCCCATCGCTGAATCAATCGAGCGGAAGACCAGGAACATCAAAGCCCACCTCAAAGTGGCTGTAATGGGTTGCGTGGTAAATGGTCCCGGCGAGGCAAAAACAGCTGATGTTGGCATCGCTGGTGGTGATGGAAAAGGGATTGTGATCAAGCAGGGTGAGATCGTCCGCACTGTCAGCGAAACCGAACTCGAACGGGAACTGCTCAAAGAAATCGAAGCGATCACCGGCGAGAAACCCGAAGGGTGA
- a CDS encoding 2'-5' RNA ligase family protein: MYRNFYQRQNIENRRQNLYALVTYLPEELDRIIIPLREKFDPLHNQIASHITIVFPFESSYPIEELTAIIKRELENEPEIPIELNSIMDFYPKSPIICWKVESNDRLISLYYRLHSQLGLAVPFKEFLPHVTVAQEISPHRVMMVKEKVIPYLPSESFLAGTMDLITPLDDQKWVSVRTFQLLSSD, from the coding sequence ATGTACCGGAATTTCTACCAACGGCAAAATATTGAGAACCGCCGTCAGAATCTGTACGCTCTGGTAACGTACTTGCCTGAGGAATTGGATCGGATAATCATCCCTCTGAGGGAGAAATTTGACCCACTTCACAATCAGATTGCCTCCCACATTACCATTGTATTTCCCTTTGAGTCCAGTTATCCGATTGAGGAACTGACCGCGATTATCAAAAGAGAGCTCGAAAACGAACCGGAAATACCAATTGAACTTAACTCAATAATGGATTTCTATCCAAAATCACCTATCATATGCTGGAAAGTAGAGAGTAACGACCGTTTGATCTCACTCTACTACCGGCTGCACTCCCAGCTTGGTCTTGCGGTACCGTTCAAGGAGTTTCTTCCTCACGTTACTGTGGCTCAGGAAATCTCTCCCCATCGAGTAATGATGGTGAAAGAAAAAGTCATTCCTTACCTGCCATCCGAGAGTTTCCTGGCTGGGACAATGGACCTGATCACCCCCCTGGATGATCAGAAATGGGTTTCAGTAAGGACTTTTCAGCTCCTCTCATCTGACTGA
- a CDS encoding RsmD family RNA methyltransferase yields the protein MSRKKQKSLDFKVIAGALKGARIVTPDLGVTRPPLTRLRRAIFDFLGPYLDDASYLDLFSGTGSYLFEAVSRGASRAVGVELEPQLAEAINTQAKELGVESSLHCYCQDVFNAIERFASNGTSFDIIMMAPPQYQGLIDQALTILSEHPLSAEQGIIICQHDTSETKDIDFQNYPMLQLRKYGNTTFSVLGIK from the coding sequence ATGAGCAGGAAAAAACAGAAGTCACTTGATTTCAAGGTTATTGCGGGAGCACTCAAAGGCGCCCGGATTGTCACTCCCGATCTGGGTGTCACTCGCCCACCATTGACGCGTTTGCGACGGGCTATCTTTGATTTCCTGGGGCCGTATCTTGACGATGCCAGTTATCTTGACCTGTTCAGTGGCACCGGCTCGTATCTTTTTGAAGCGGTTTCAAGAGGCGCGTCGCGTGCTGTCGGAGTCGAGCTTGAACCACAACTGGCAGAAGCGATCAATACACAAGCGAAAGAACTCGGTGTCGAGAGCAGTTTGCACTGCTATTGCCAGGATGTTTTTAATGCCATAGAACGCTTTGCCTCGAACGGGACATCGTTTGACATAATTATGATGGCACCGCCGCAATACCAAGGGTTGATCGACCAAGCTCTGACGATATTGAGCGAGCATCCTCTGTCAGCAGAACAGGGAATCATCATTTGTCAACATGATACTTCCGAGACCAAGGATATTGATTTCCAAAACTACCCCATGCTGCAATTGCGCAAGTACGGCAATACGACTTTCTCTGTGCTGGGCATAAAATAG
- a CDS encoding YraN family protein, protein MLSSKDDPSDGTNRVQTGRSFEKLAARFFQDQGFEILERNWHDGPREIDLIVSKDSLIVFVEVKSTSSRKFGHPVERVDKRKVYNIVRAAQRYLVDEEIHQHDFRFDVVTFTKGQLEHFPDAFTAPE, encoded by the coding sequence ATGCTCTCGTCTAAAGATGATCCTTCCGATGGCACAAATCGCGTGCAAACCGGCCGCTCATTTGAGAAGCTGGCCGCTCGGTTCTTTCAGGATCAGGGTTTTGAAATCCTGGAGCGTAACTGGCATGATGGCCCCCGCGAAATAGACTTGATTGTCAGCAAGGATAGCCTGATTGTCTTTGTCGAAGTGAAATCAACCTCATCAAGAAAATTCGGACACCCAGTCGAGCGCGTTGATAAGCGCAAGGTCTACAATATCGTTCGCGCCGCCCAACGGTACCTCGTAGACGAAGAAATCCATCAGCACGACTTTCGGTTCGATGTTGTCACATTCACCAAAGGCCAACTGGAACATTTCCCTGATGCCTTTACGGCTCCTGAGTGA
- a CDS encoding anhydro-N-acetylmuramic acid kinase: protein MLMQRLLQRRRLVVLGLNSGTSADGLDLAVVRISRSQTGLRTTFIHGHTVPYSKTLRERVLKLADARTVTLEEVVLLDNLLGQFYGQQAASCCDDMAARNTKLHLVASHGQTVRHIPQITRIGPYHVNGTLQLGSLDQIAAVTGLPVVGDFRQADIAIGGEGAPITTGAVQRLFGTQKSRLIVNIGGMANYFYLPGRQTRFTLMACDCGPGNSLSDILTAQLFHRPFDRDGRLARKGHASQRLMLYLQKEEFFKGQAQSTGRETFGVYMADKMIKHGRKLGLGNVDLVATAAELTAITIAEAVQPLLEDDTSLSKLYLTGGGRNNMFIRERLDAHLPDLEVGLIDDLGLDGDYVEAASYAVIGEACLRSEPINRTTRTGAAQTLRPVLGHIAQPPA from the coding sequence ATGTTAATGCAACGGCTTCTTCAACGCCGACGTCTCGTAGTTCTGGGGCTGAACTCCGGGACCTCGGCCGACGGCCTTGATCTGGCAGTGGTCCGCATCTCTCGATCCCAAACGGGTCTCCGCACCACTTTCATACACGGCCATACTGTACCATATTCCAAGACACTTAGAGAGCGAGTTCTCAAGCTGGCTGATGCCAGAACTGTAACGCTCGAAGAAGTCGTCCTTCTGGATAACCTACTGGGGCAGTTCTATGGGCAGCAGGCTGCAAGTTGTTGTGACGACATGGCGGCTCGGAACACAAAGCTTCATCTGGTTGCTTCTCACGGCCAGACCGTGCGACATATTCCCCAGATAACTCGTATCGGCCCATACCATGTCAACGGCACTCTGCAGCTTGGCAGTCTGGATCAGATCGCCGCTGTGACAGGGTTGCCGGTGGTCGGTGATTTTCGACAGGCTGATATTGCCATTGGGGGCGAGGGTGCGCCTATTACTACTGGAGCCGTACAACGATTGTTCGGAACGCAGAAATCCCGACTGATTGTCAATATTGGGGGTATGGCGAATTATTTTTACCTTCCCGGCCGACAAACTCGATTTACATTGATGGCCTGTGATTGTGGACCGGGCAACAGTTTGTCTGATATCTTGACGGCACAGTTATTTCATCGTCCATTTGATCGCGATGGTCGCCTCGCTCGAAAGGGTCACGCAAGCCAACGTCTGATGTTATACCTGCAAAAAGAAGAGTTCTTCAAGGGCCAGGCACAATCGACCGGTCGGGAGACATTTGGTGTATACATGGCCGACAAGATGATAAAGCACGGACGGAAGCTGGGACTGGGTAACGTTGATCTGGTTGCTACCGCCGCCGAACTTACGGCGATAACCATAGCCGAAGCGGTGCAACCATTGCTTGAAGATGATACTTCGTTGTCGAAATTGTATTTGACCGGCGGTGGACGAAATAACATGTTCATTCGAGAGAGGTTAGATGCGCACTTGCCCGACCTTGAGGTGGGCTTGATTGATGATCTTGGCCTCGATGGCGATTATGTTGAAGCCGCTTCCTATGCCGTCATCGGTGAGGCTTGTTTGCGTTCGGAACCAATAAACCGGACCACTAGAACCGGAGCGGCTCAAACTCTGAGGCCGGTGCTGGGTCATATTGCTCAGCCACCCGCGTAA
- a CDS encoding type III pantothenate kinase, with product MLLAIDIGNTNVVLGILEGNKLTASFRLATRRDATADEIGATLLNLLQRDQIEVSRITRVILGSVVPPLTTAYEQACVRYFQREPLVVSHEIKLPIRIDIDLPQQIGADRIANAAAGYELFGGPVIIVDFGTATTFDIVSAEGAYIGGVISPGPETSMAELARKAARLFDVRIERPDKVVGKSTSAALKSGLFYGTVGQVDFIIERILDECKFEGCKVIATGGLAPGIEKHSRHIEQVIPDLTLQGLRVIAGE from the coding sequence ATGTTGTTAGCTATTGATATTGGCAATACCAATGTTGTCCTGGGAATCCTTGAGGGCAACAAATTGACCGCCAGTTTTCGTCTGGCCACCCGAAGAGATGCTACGGCCGACGAAATCGGCGCAACGCTTCTTAATCTGCTCCAGCGAGACCAGATCGAGGTGAGCAGAATCACACGGGTGATTCTAGGTTCAGTGGTACCACCCCTGACGACCGCCTATGAGCAAGCCTGTGTCAGATATTTCCAACGCGAACCGCTGGTTGTATCACATGAAATTAAGCTACCAATTCGGATTGATATCGACCTGCCCCAACAAATCGGAGCGGATCGTATCGCCAACGCCGCAGCCGGCTATGAACTGTTTGGCGGTCCGGTGATCATTGTCGATTTCGGTACTGCCACGACGTTCGATATTGTCAGCGCTGAAGGAGCCTACATCGGCGGCGTGATCTCTCCCGGACCGGAGACTTCGATGGCCGAACTGGCACGGAAAGCAGCTCGTTTGTTCGATGTACGTATTGAGCGACCGGATAAAGTGGTGGGCAAATCGACTTCGGCGGCTTTGAAGTCGGGCCTATTTTACGGGACGGTCGGACAAGTGGATTTCATTATTGAGCGCATTCTCGATGAATGCAAATTCGAAGGTTGCAAGGTGATCGCGACTGGTGGTCTTGCTCCGGGCATTGAGAAACACTCCCGCCATATCGAACAGGTCATACCTGACCTTACATTGCAGGGATTACGGGTGATTGCAGGGGAGTAA